In Streptomyces sp. NBC_01439, the following are encoded in one genomic region:
- the fxsT gene encoding FxSxx-COOH system tetratricopeptide repeat protein: protein MTTGSRQDREPAAQQPPQPPQPQRFVISFAGFNRPWAVWIAHRLEEHGHRVALQRWDPQSSPGIDQALDDLARSGSRVLLVLSERYFSAGTHTDEQWNTALRAVTDRHPDRFAAVCLTDAPLPSAVAVLEKTDLWGLDAYEAEYRVLRRLELPTDRIGTETGRRGPRFPNDPPEIWGRVPRRNPRFTGRNDVIGTLREALTEAPPGASTVTLLGLSGVGKTQVATEYAYRFASEYDVVWWVPAEDRPTLRERLADLAPALGLPRGAGSYGEQIRAVLEALRRGNPYGRWLMVFDGCDNPDDLIDLLPSGAGDVIITSRNREWAARHTSLVEVPLYARPESITFIRRRALRLTADEADQLAEALEDYPLALDQTAGWLADSPLPVGDYLVLLQHRMDSRDAVTVSEDYPLPFPTALAILLNNVRENFPDALALLRLFVFFAPGPVPLRLLREFPADDVPEQLAGLINDQIRWNAALNKLVQFSVVRLEYSDLAVEEGGGGLETVQLHRMVHGIVREDLSEEEAEPLARAVRQVLAAADPGRPSDSRLWPRYAELIPHLATSGVLTSSNPRIQNFLLHCLRYLILAGEYRTCLRLSEETDLIWRALLGEDHPKVRELSYHYGGALRNLGLFRRAETLTRARAAQLTEERGDRDLETLRATSSYGGVLLCIARFEPAREIFEHCLATYRELLGEDDSTTLAAQNNLAATYRLLGRYQDAYDLDLDTLRRRERVLRTHHISTLSSGIACAMGLRLMGRYHEAQTRQEQGVKINTQVLGLEHPQTLRAEHNLGMCLRRSGDIPGAGLRLRTVWERATRVFGVDYPWTLMVASDYATYLREYGDIGEARRISEDVVRGYQSQLGLAHPYSIGTVGNLGLVLRAQGERTAALSLAEQALVGMRGALGDRHPWTLGCALNATGHRNITGRLEDALDLSRDTLRTAERVLGPDHPMVLSAQIALAADLRSVREYEEAAKYEDAGIKGLTRTLGPQHVHTISAKQQTRPYWDFEPQP from the coding sequence ATGACCACCGGTAGTCGCCAGGACCGTGAACCGGCGGCGCAGCAGCCGCCCCAGCCGCCCCAACCGCAGCGATTCGTCATCAGCTTCGCGGGGTTCAACCGCCCCTGGGCGGTGTGGATCGCGCACCGCCTGGAGGAGCACGGCCACCGCGTCGCCCTCCAGCGCTGGGACCCGCAGAGCAGCCCCGGCATCGACCAGGCCCTCGACGACCTGGCCCGCTCCGGCAGCCGGGTCCTCCTCGTCCTCAGCGAGCGCTACTTCTCCGCCGGCACCCACACCGACGAGCAGTGGAACACCGCCCTGCGCGCCGTCACCGACCGCCATCCCGACCGGTTCGCGGCGGTCTGCCTCACCGATGCGCCGCTGCCCAGCGCCGTCGCCGTACTGGAGAAGACCGACCTGTGGGGCCTGGACGCGTACGAGGCCGAGTACCGCGTGCTGCGCCGCCTGGAGCTGCCCACCGACCGGATCGGCACCGAGACCGGCCGCCGCGGCCCCCGCTTCCCCAACGACCCGCCGGAGATCTGGGGCCGCGTCCCGCGTCGCAACCCGCGCTTCACCGGCCGCAACGACGTCATCGGCACCTTGCGCGAGGCGCTGACCGAAGCCCCGCCCGGAGCGTCCACCGTCACCCTCCTCGGGCTCTCGGGCGTCGGCAAGACCCAGGTCGCCACCGAGTACGCCTACCGCTTCGCCTCCGAGTACGACGTGGTGTGGTGGGTCCCCGCCGAGGACCGGCCCACCCTGCGCGAACGCCTGGCCGACCTGGCTCCCGCGCTCGGGCTGCCGCGCGGCGCGGGCAGCTACGGCGAGCAGATCCGGGCCGTCCTCGAAGCGCTGCGGCGCGGGAACCCGTACGGCCGTTGGCTCATGGTCTTCGACGGCTGCGACAACCCCGACGACCTGATCGACCTGCTGCCCTCCGGCGCGGGCGATGTGATCATCACCTCGCGCAACCGCGAGTGGGCCGCCCGGCACACCAGCCTGGTCGAGGTCCCCCTCTACGCCCGCCCCGAGTCGATCACCTTCATCCGCCGCCGGGCCCTGCGCCTGACCGCCGACGAGGCCGACCAGCTCGCCGAGGCCCTGGAGGACTACCCGCTCGCCCTCGATCAGACCGCCGGCTGGCTCGCCGACTCCCCGCTGCCGGTCGGCGACTACCTCGTCCTGCTCCAGCACCGGATGGACTCCCGCGACGCCGTCACGGTCTCCGAGGACTACCCCCTGCCCTTCCCGACCGCCCTCGCCATACTGCTCAACAACGTCCGGGAGAACTTCCCCGACGCCCTCGCCCTGCTCCGGCTGTTCGTCTTCTTCGCCCCCGGCCCGGTGCCGCTGCGCCTGCTGCGCGAATTCCCCGCCGACGACGTGCCCGAACAGCTGGCCGGGCTGATCAACGACCAGATCCGGTGGAACGCCGCCCTCAACAAACTCGTCCAGTTCTCCGTCGTCCGGCTGGAGTACTCCGACCTGGCCGTGGAGGAGGGCGGCGGCGGGCTGGAGACCGTACAACTGCACCGCATGGTCCACGGCATCGTCCGCGAGGACCTCTCCGAGGAGGAGGCCGAGCCCCTGGCCCGCGCCGTCCGTCAGGTCCTCGCCGCGGCCGACCCGGGCCGACCCTCCGACTCGCGCCTGTGGCCCCGGTACGCCGAACTCATCCCGCACCTGGCCACCTCGGGCGTGCTCACCAGCAGCAACCCGCGCATCCAGAACTTCCTGCTGCACTGCCTGCGCTACCTGATCCTCGCCGGGGAGTACCGCACGTGCCTGCGGCTCTCCGAGGAGACCGACCTGATCTGGCGGGCCCTGCTCGGCGAGGACCACCCCAAGGTCCGCGAACTCAGCTACCACTACGGCGGAGCGCTGCGCAACCTCGGCCTGTTCCGGCGCGCCGAGACCCTCACCCGTGCCCGCGCCGCCCAACTCACCGAGGAACGTGGCGACCGCGACCTGGAAACCCTGCGCGCCACCAGCTCGTACGGCGGGGTCCTGCTGTGCATCGCCCGCTTCGAACCGGCCCGGGAGATCTTCGAGCACTGCCTGGCCACCTACCGCGAACTGCTCGGCGAGGACGACTCCACCACCCTCGCCGCCCAGAACAACCTCGCCGCCACCTACCGCCTGCTCGGCCGCTACCAGGACGCCTACGACCTCGACCTGGACACCCTGCGCCGCCGCGAACGGGTCCTGAGGACCCACCACATCTCCACCCTGTCCTCCGGGATCGCCTGCGCCATGGGACTGCGGCTGATGGGCCGCTACCACGAGGCACAGACCCGGCAGGAACAGGGCGTGAAGATCAACACCCAGGTGCTGGGCCTGGAACACCCGCAGACCCTGCGCGCCGAGCACAACCTCGGGATGTGCCTGCGCCGCTCCGGGGACATCCCCGGCGCGGGCCTGCGCCTGCGGACCGTGTGGGAGCGGGCCACCCGGGTCTTCGGCGTCGACTACCCGTGGACCCTGATGGTCGCCTCCGACTACGCCACCTACCTCAGGGAGTACGGGGACATCGGAGAGGCCCGCCGGATCTCCGAGGACGTGGTCCGCGGCTACCAGTCCCAGCTCGGCCTCGCCCACCCGTACAGCATCGGCACGGTCGGCAACCTCGGCCTCGTCCTGCGGGCCCAGGGCGAACGCACGGCGGCCCTCTCCCTCGCCGAACAGGCACTGGTGGGCATGCGGGGAGCCCTCGGCGACCGGCACCCCTGGACCTTGGGCTGCGCCCTGAACGCCACCGGGCACCGCAACATCACCGGGCGGCTGGAGGACGCGCTGGACCTGAGCCGCGACACGCTGCGCACGGCCGAGCGGGTCCTGGGCCCGGACCACCCGATGGTGCTGAGCGCCCAGATCGCCCTGGCGGCGGACCTCCGGTCGGTACGGGAGTACGAGGAGGCGGCGAAATACGAGGACGCCGGCATCAAGGGCCTCACCCGCACCCTGGGCCCGCAACACGTCCACACGATCTCGGCGAAACAACAGACCAGGCCGTACTGGGACTTCGAGCCACAGCCGTAG
- a CDS encoding aKG-HExxH-type peptide beta-hydroxylase, whose protein sequence is MTDALTAFTVSSPTLRALASTEPSMEGTRLVRDVRRSKRLLLLRAVLDAAPGGRSGETADHWALLEEAERRDAGAVRDVLHYPATGVWAEETLRRLHAPCGPPPDLGHLGALAVAAALRAGIPFSHTLRPLHGRLVLPTLGLLRPDRPGPLALTERSWDPDDPATVPLHALPGGRTALDDLDPYRAPGPAQPAPVRPARRLTPKGHKRWDTQWSGALALLQRYDTIRAEETVQLLRSVVPLAGGSRSSGATLPAAAGSVLARAQAPPALAATLVHEVQHGKLTALTDVLILHTADHTPRHWAPWRSDPRPLEGLLHGAYAHLALAGYWQRAALYGARGAWAQHARIRAQVAAVLPALRAHERLTTAGREFTDAMGVAERAMDDLPPPGDQHTAARRAVDRERRAWCEAHPELAPFADG, encoded by the coding sequence ATGACCGACGCCCTCACCGCCTTCACCGTCTCCTCGCCCACCCTGCGCGCCCTCGCCTCCACCGAACCCTCCATGGAGGGCACCCGCCTGGTCCGCGACGTACGCCGCTCCAAACGCCTGCTCCTGCTGCGGGCGGTCCTCGACGCCGCCCCCGGCGGCCGGTCCGGGGAGACCGCCGACCACTGGGCCCTCCTGGAAGAGGCCGAGCGCCGTGACGCGGGCGCCGTGCGCGACGTACTGCACTACCCGGCCACCGGGGTGTGGGCCGAGGAGACCCTGCGCCGGCTGCACGCCCCGTGCGGCCCGCCGCCCGACCTCGGACACCTCGGGGCCCTCGCCGTCGCCGCCGCCCTGCGCGCCGGGATCCCCTTCAGCCACACCCTGCGGCCCCTGCACGGCCGGCTCGTGCTGCCCACCCTCGGGCTGCTGCGCCCGGACCGCCCCGGCCCGCTCGCCCTCACCGAACGCTCCTGGGACCCCGACGATCCGGCCACCGTGCCCCTGCACGCCCTGCCCGGCGGCCGGACCGCCCTCGACGACCTCGACCCCTACCGGGCGCCCGGCCCCGCGCAGCCGGCCCCGGTCCGCCCCGCCCGCCGGCTCACCCCCAAGGGCCACAAGCGGTGGGACACCCAGTGGTCCGGCGCGCTCGCGCTGCTCCAGCGCTACGACACGATCCGCGCCGAGGAAACCGTCCAACTGCTGCGCTCCGTCGTACCGCTGGCCGGCGGCTCCCGCTCCAGCGGTGCCACCCTCCCCGCGGCCGCCGGCTCCGTACTCGCCCGCGCCCAGGCCCCGCCCGCGCTCGCCGCGACCCTCGTCCACGAGGTCCAGCACGGCAAACTGACCGCCCTCACCGACGTCCTGATCCTGCACACCGCCGACCACACGCCCCGCCACTGGGCCCCCTGGCGCAGCGACCCCCGCCCCCTGGAGGGCCTGCTGCACGGCGCCTACGCCCACCTTGCCCTCGCCGGGTACTGGCAGCGCGCCGCCCTCTACGGGGCCCGCGGCGCCTGGGCCCAGCACGCCCGGATCCGCGCGCAGGTGGCCGCCGTTCTGCCGGCCCTGCGGGCGCACGAGCGACTGACCACCGCGGGACGGGAGTTCACCGATGCGATGGGGGTCGCCGAACGCGCCATGGACGACCTGCCGCCGCCCGGCGACCAGCACACCGCGGCCCGCCGGGCCGTCGACCGCGAACGCCGCGCCTGGTGCGAGGCGCACCCCGAACTCGCGCCGTTCGCAGACGGCTGA
- a CDS encoding FxsB family cyclophane-forming radical SAM/SPASM peptide maturase — MRRAVTSGTPLPPPGAPDPTVSSAPAPHTDLTVLPDQAPPPAPHADAPPTPYAEACSAPRIEARPAVHADAPPAPRGDAVPAAHGDAAVVAQWLRHARYAPWPYTRLDVAAARAAGHRPHPIRQFVLKTRSRCNLACTYCYVYEMADQGWRDQPSAMTPATTARAAQRIAEHAAAHDLPRIDLVLHGGEPLLTTPARLAEPVDAVRAAVAGAAPRTRVTATVQTNGTLLTRGRLAALAAAGIRVGVSLDGGLPVHNTRRVDRAGRPGFASAARGLRLLARHPQSYAGVLCVVDLDHDPVETYESLLAFAPPSIGLLLPLANWSAPPPGHHPDRTPYADWLLAVFERWWHDGVRRTRIRLFEEIIALLLGLPTTTETLGLTPAATAVIETDGSIEQADSLKSAYEGAAATGMTLDTHSFDQLLDHPGLAARQLGLDALAARCRACELVDVCGGGHYPHRYRAGEGFRQPSVYCTDLQPLIRHIAAAVQRAAQNARAAQSAGAPQAVRAPQSARTAADPPATPSPAVHPPAVAP, encoded by the coding sequence ATGCGGCGAGCGGTCACGAGCGGAACCCCGCTGCCCCCACCCGGCGCCCCCGACCCGACGGTGTCTTCTGCCCCAGCACCGCACACCGACCTCACCGTGCTCCCTGACCAGGCTCCGCCTCCCGCCCCGCACGCCGACGCGCCTCCCACCCCGTACGCAGAAGCGTGTTCCGCTCCGCGCATCGAAGCGCGGCCTGCTGTGCACGCCGACGCGCCTCCCGCCCCGCGCGGCGACGCGGTGCCCGCCGCGCACGGCGACGCCGCGGTGGTCGCCCAGTGGCTGCGGCACGCCCGGTACGCGCCCTGGCCCTACACCCGGCTCGACGTGGCCGCCGCGCGGGCCGCCGGCCACCGGCCCCACCCGATACGCCAGTTCGTCCTCAAGACCCGCAGCCGCTGCAACCTCGCCTGCACCTACTGCTACGTCTACGAGATGGCCGACCAGGGCTGGCGCGACCAGCCGTCCGCCATGACCCCCGCCACCACCGCCCGCGCCGCACAGCGGATCGCCGAGCACGCCGCCGCCCACGACCTGCCCCGGATCGACCTCGTCCTGCACGGCGGCGAACCGCTGCTCACCACCCCCGCCCGGCTGGCCGAGCCCGTCGACGCCGTCCGGGCCGCCGTGGCCGGGGCCGCCCCGCGCACCCGGGTCACCGCCACCGTCCAGACCAACGGCACCCTGCTCACCCGCGGCCGCCTCGCCGCCCTGGCCGCCGCCGGGATCCGCGTCGGCGTCAGCCTCGACGGCGGCCTGCCCGTGCACAACACCCGCCGGGTGGACCGCGCAGGACGGCCCGGCTTCGCGTCCGCCGCCCGCGGCCTGCGGCTGCTGGCCCGCCATCCGCAGAGCTACGCCGGGGTGCTCTGCGTCGTCGATCTCGACCACGACCCGGTGGAGACCTACGAGTCCTTGCTCGCCTTCGCCCCGCCCAGCATCGGGCTGCTCCTGCCGCTCGCGAACTGGAGCGCCCCGCCGCCCGGCCACCACCCGGACCGGACCCCGTACGCGGACTGGCTCCTCGCCGTCTTCGAGCGCTGGTGGCACGACGGCGTACGGCGCACCCGGATCCGGCTCTTCGAGGAGATCATCGCCCTGTTGCTCGGCCTGCCCACCACCACCGAGACCCTCGGGCTCACGCCCGCCGCCACCGCCGTGATCGAGACCGACGGCTCCATCGAACAGGCCGACTCACTGAAATCCGCGTACGAGGGGGCCGCCGCGACCGGGATGACCCTCGACACCCACAGCTTCGACCAGCTCCTCGACCACCCCGGACTCGCCGCCCGCCAGCTCGGCCTGGACGCGCTGGCCGCCCGGTGCCGCGCCTGCGAGCTGGTCGACGTGTGCGGCGGAGGGCACTACCCGCACCGTTACCGTGCCGGCGAGGGCTTCCGCCAGCCGTCCGTGTACTGCACCGACCTCCAGCCGCTGATCCGGCACATCGCCGCCGCCGTCCAACGGGCCGCGCAGAACGCCCGTGCCGCGCAGAGCGCCGGGGCCCCGCAGGCCGTCCGGGCCCCGCAGAGCGCCCGGACCGCCGCCGATCCCCCCGCGACCCCATCCCCCGCCGTCCATCCCCCGGCGGTCGCCCCATGA
- the fxsA gene encoding FxSxx-COOH cyclophane-containing RiPP peptide: MVTKQQEVAAATPECPGRLPDLSGLDLAALRGIDHPVLAGVIEGMVERVTHPAEILNAFDSSVA, translated from the coding sequence ATGGTGACGAAGCAGCAGGAAGTGGCGGCGGCGACCCCGGAATGCCCGGGGCGGCTGCCGGATCTCTCCGGGCTGGATCTGGCGGCGCTGCGCGGGATCGACCATCCCGTGCTGGCCGGGGTGATCGAGGGCATGGTCGAGCGGGTGACCCATCCCGCGGAGATCCTCAACGCCTTCGACTCCAGCGTGGCCTGA
- a CDS encoding SAV_2336 N-terminal domain-related protein produces MASAGAPGVRELAALLLAAGLDPSAGELADALWLAGHIGGPGRSAPGGPGPGAPETAPEDPGGEPAGPVRTEVEVDAPVGLYAPGAARADGADGQRPEESPEEYGVPVRVPGAAALPRILDVQRALRALQRHRPPGPPTRLVIDEAATAEASARALGLVIPVLRPESRREATVRLVMDASPSMAVWQDMFEELRSVCERLGAFRDVQVHYLHRLADGTAALGRSPAPGCVRASGLRSGDQLRDPTGRALTMLVSDCAGRLWREGTAQRLLHRWAECTPCMVVQPLPQRLWGRSWLPTERGTLTRPEGGGQQLAFRPDRPPLPGRPTGGLTVPVLPPSATALGAWARLLAGLTAGPVPAEVGRVLADHPAAPLPPPRAVRPPRELVARFRSSAAPQAVQLAVYLSAAPLTLPVMRLVQRTMLPDSEPSDLAEVLLSGLLRRSGPGPGHWYEFVPGVQDVLLGPLGRDEAALVLKHCSEYVLAHFGRGVRNFPALAVSQLTGTPPAVADPGPEEDERAPEGRLPQAFAQVSAKVVRRYLPGMPQEGPPVRRPPAAPVPTRAGAVRAARDRLADADADAEGGARALYEAVAVLRRAVTAPPGPGDPPEEAETELAGALLRLWAAQRDPELLAEAERAVTGLRTARAGAVLGRVLYERALAAGPDAELLAAADMEFAAAGAAADPELQRDCAVRRAETLIRLSGLRDEAGALREARASLEPLAGRAPGADPAAGTDGGGEGTGAEGGGGEGGGGREGGPAPYPELHLALGRVLLALLPRTPDPAERTALAEQAAARLATALPALPAAAPGRTGHTGRTGHTGHIGRTGPGTAQVRVELAEALRHLPGRLEEAAGQLDAALAESGGDPELRVAALVCLARVHRERYARDADPTALEDAAEAYGRARRLIPRDAEAFGELLPEWGDVLLDRARATDGRRFTGAAVRVLRESRSAVPQSDPGAAHRLLRLATGLRLRHTYEGDPVDLREAEYLLELAVRHSRNPLEQARIWRDHGDVQQEIHGHTRALERLDRAADSYRRAWRAALEADVEDRADTAVQLAARVQQLRGDVLERMARPRAALDAYRSALELWTRTREGAAGRSEAVRVRILALEAGF; encoded by the coding sequence GTGGCATCCGCCGGCGCACCCGGCGTCCGGGAACTGGCCGCGCTGTTGCTCGCGGCCGGGCTCGACCCGTCCGCCGGGGAACTCGCCGACGCCCTGTGGCTGGCCGGGCACATCGGCGGGCCCGGGCGGTCCGCCCCGGGCGGTCCGGGGCCGGGCGCCCCGGAGACCGCGCCCGAGGATCCGGGCGGGGAGCCCGCCGGACCCGTACGCACAGAAGTGGAGGTTGATGCTCCGGTCGGGCTCTACGCGCCCGGGGCGGCCCGGGCCGACGGCGCCGACGGGCAACGGCCGGAGGAGTCGCCCGAAGAGTACGGAGTGCCCGTACGGGTGCCCGGAGCCGCCGCGCTGCCCCGCATCCTGGACGTCCAGCGGGCCCTGCGGGCCCTCCAGCGACACCGCCCGCCCGGCCCGCCCACCCGGCTGGTGATCGACGAGGCGGCCACTGCCGAGGCCAGCGCCCGCGCCCTCGGACTGGTCATCCCGGTGCTCCGGCCGGAGAGCCGGCGCGAGGCGACCGTACGGCTGGTGATGGACGCGTCCCCGTCGATGGCCGTCTGGCAGGACATGTTCGAGGAACTGCGCTCCGTGTGCGAGCGGCTGGGTGCCTTCCGGGACGTTCAGGTGCACTACCTGCACCGCCTGGCCGACGGCACGGCCGCGCTCGGCCGCAGCCCCGCACCCGGCTGCGTACGCGCCTCCGGCCTGCGCTCCGGCGACCAGTTGCGGGACCCGACCGGCCGGGCCCTGACCATGCTGGTCTCCGACTGCGCCGGGCGGCTGTGGCGCGAGGGCACCGCGCAGCGGCTGCTGCACCGGTGGGCCGAGTGCACCCCGTGCATGGTCGTCCAGCCGCTGCCGCAGCGGTTGTGGGGGCGCAGTTGGCTGCCCACGGAGCGGGGCACGCTCACCCGGCCGGAGGGCGGCGGGCAGCAGCTCGCCTTCCGGCCCGACCGACCGCCGCTGCCCGGGCGGCCCACGGGCGGGCTGACGGTGCCCGTGCTGCCGCCGAGCGCGACCGCCCTCGGTGCGTGGGCCCGGCTGCTGGCCGGGCTCACGGCCGGGCCCGTACCGGCCGAGGTGGGCCGGGTACTGGCCGACCACCCGGCCGCGCCGCTGCCGCCGCCCCGCGCGGTGCGCCCGCCGCGCGAGCTCGTGGCACGGTTCCGGTCCTCGGCCGCACCCCAGGCCGTACAACTCGCGGTGTACCTGTCGGCGGCGCCGCTGACGCTGCCCGTGATGCGGCTGGTGCAACGCACGATGCTGCCGGACTCCGAGCCGTCCGACCTGGCGGAGGTGCTGCTGAGCGGGTTGCTGCGGCGCAGCGGTCCGGGGCCGGGGCACTGGTACGAGTTCGTCCCCGGGGTGCAGGACGTACTGCTGGGGCCGCTGGGGCGGGACGAAGCCGCGCTGGTGCTCAAGCACTGCTCGGAGTACGTGCTGGCGCACTTCGGCCGGGGCGTACGGAACTTTCCCGCGCTCGCGGTCTCCCAGCTGACCGGGACCCCGCCGGCGGTCGCCGACCCCGGACCCGAGGAGGACGAGCGGGCGCCGGAAGGGCGGCTCCCGCAGGCCTTCGCGCAGGTTTCGGCCAAAGTCGTACGGCGCTACCTGCCCGGGATGCCGCAGGAGGGCCCCCCGGTACGCCGGCCCCCCGCGGCCCCGGTACCCACCCGGGCCGGGGCGGTGCGCGCCGCCCGGGACCGGCTCGCGGACGCCGACGCCGATGCGGAGGGCGGCGCGCGGGCGCTGTACGAGGCCGTGGCGGTGCTCCGGCGGGCGGTGACGGCCCCGCCGGGGCCCGGCGATCCGCCGGAGGAGGCGGAGACCGAGCTGGCGGGGGCGCTGCTGCGGCTGTGGGCGGCCCAGCGGGACCCGGAGCTGCTGGCCGAGGCGGAACGGGCCGTGACCGGGCTGCGCACGGCGCGGGCGGGGGCGGTGCTCGGTCGGGTGCTGTACGAGCGGGCGCTGGCCGCCGGACCGGACGCGGAGCTGCTGGCGGCGGCGGACATGGAATTCGCGGCGGCCGGCGCCGCGGCCGACCCGGAACTACAGCGGGACTGCGCGGTGCGGCGGGCGGAGACCCTGATCCGGCTGAGCGGGCTGCGGGACGAGGCGGGCGCGCTCCGCGAGGCCCGGGCGTCCCTCGAACCCCTGGCGGGCCGGGCGCCGGGCGCGGACCCGGCCGCCGGTACGGACGGCGGCGGGGAGGGCACCGGCGCGGAGGGCGGCGGCGGGGAGGGCGGCGGCGGGCGGGAGGGCGGCCCGGCCCCGTACCCCGAGCTGCACCTGGCCCTGGGCCGCGTCCTGCTGGCCCTGCTGCCCCGCACCCCGGACCCGGCCGAGCGCACGGCCCTGGCCGAACAGGCCGCCGCCCGCCTGGCCACGGCCCTGCCCGCCCTGCCCGCCGCCGCCCCCGGCCGCACTGGTCACACCGGCCGCACGGGTCACACGGGCCACATCGGCCGCACCGGCCCGGGCACCGCACAGGTACGGGTGGAGCTCGCCGAGGCGCTGCGCCACCTCCCCGGCCGGCTGGAGGAAGCCGCGGGGCAGCTGGACGCAGCCCTGGCGGAGTCCGGCGGGGACCCGGAACTGCGGGTGGCCGCCCTGGTCTGCCTGGCGCGCGTGCACCGGGAGCGGTACGCGCGGGACGCCGACCCGACGGCGCTGGAGGACGCGGCCGAAGCGTACGGCCGGGCCCGGCGGCTGATCCCCCGCGACGCGGAGGCCTTCGGGGAACTGCTGCCCGAATGGGGCGACGTACTCCTGGACCGGGCCCGGGCCACCGACGGGCGGCGGTTCACCGGGGCCGCCGTACGCGTCCTGCGCGAGAGCCGGTCCGCGGTCCCGCAGTCCGACCCCGGCGCGGCCCACCGGCTGCTGCGGCTGGCCACCGGGCTCCGGCTGCGGCACACGTACGAGGGCGACCCGGTGGACCTGCGGGAGGCCGAGTACCTACTGGAGCTGGCCGTCCGGCACAGCCGCAACCCGCTGGAACAGGCCCGTATCTGGCGGGACCACGGCGACGTCCAGCAGGAGATCCACGGCCACACCCGGGCGCTGGAGCGCCTCGACCGGGCGGCGGACTCCTACCGGCGGGCCTGGCGGGCCGCCCTCGAGGCCGACGTGGAGGACCGCGCGGACACCGCCGTCCAGCTGGCCGCCCGCGTACAGCAGTTGCGCGGGGACGTGCTGGAACGCATGGCCCGGCCCCGCGCGGCCCTGGACGCGTACCGCTCGGCACTGGAGCTCTGGACGCGGACCCGCGAGGGTGCCGCGGGGCGCTCGGAGGCGGTCCGCGTGCGGATCCTGGCCCTGGAGGCCGGGTTCTGA
- a CDS encoding AAA family ATPase, with translation MNDEWLIYRGVGEPHDGIDALPDPPPWRDFDGGPVAEPGGPAQVADGNVARRLGAHRQVAELHRPEPEELEAINAALYLRRPLLVTGFPGTGKSTLAHAVAHELKLGRVLRWPVVSRTVLQDGLYRYDALARLQDVQIAASGGGSPADAAASVPAAAASGVPGIGKYIRLGPLGTALLPTARPRVLLIDELDKSDIDLPNDLLNVLEEGEFALPELERVADSEPEVQVLTDDGTKVTVRGGRVRCRAFPFIILTSNGERDFPAALLRRCIQLKLGQPGEKRLATMVRAHLGDEAARLGADLIREFLSRSQTELVAADQLLNALYLTHYAAPPTREDLADLLIQRLDRPR, from the coding sequence ATGAACGACGAGTGGCTCATTTACCGCGGGGTGGGCGAGCCCCACGACGGGATCGACGCACTGCCCGACCCGCCGCCCTGGCGGGACTTCGACGGCGGCCCCGTGGCGGAACCGGGCGGTCCGGCCCAGGTCGCCGACGGCAACGTGGCCCGGCGGCTCGGGGCGCACCGGCAGGTCGCCGAACTGCACCGGCCGGAACCGGAGGAACTGGAGGCCATCAACGCGGCCCTCTACTTACGGCGGCCGCTGCTCGTGACCGGCTTCCCCGGCACCGGGAAGTCCACCCTCGCGCACGCCGTCGCCCACGAGCTGAAGCTGGGGCGGGTGCTCCGGTGGCCGGTGGTGTCCCGGACCGTGCTCCAGGACGGCCTCTACCGGTACGACGCCCTGGCCCGGCTGCAGGACGTCCAGATCGCCGCGAGCGGCGGGGGCTCCCCCGCCGACGCCGCGGCCTCAGTCCCCGCCGCCGCGGCTTCCGGGGTGCCCGGCATCGGGAAGTACATCCGGCTCGGGCCGCTCGGCACCGCCCTGCTGCCGACGGCCCGGCCCCGCGTCCTGCTCATCGACGAGCTCGACAAGAGCGACATAGACCTCCCCAACGACCTGCTGAACGTGCTGGAGGAAGGGGAGTTCGCCCTCCCCGAGCTGGAACGGGTCGCCGACAGCGAGCCCGAGGTCCAGGTGCTCACCGACGACGGGACCAAGGTCACCGTCCGCGGCGGCCGCGTCCGCTGCCGGGCCTTCCCGTTCATCATCCTGACCAGCAACGGGGAACGGGACTTCCCGGCCGCCCTGTTGCGCCGCTGCATCCAGCTGAAGCTCGGTCAGCCCGGCGAGAAACGGCTCGCCACCATGGTCCGCGCCCACCTCGGCGACGAGGCGGCCCGCCTCGGAGCCGACCTGATCAGGGAGTTCCTCAGCCGCTCCCAGACCGAGCTGGTCGCCGCTGACCAGCTGCTCAACGCCTTGTACCTGACCCACTACGCCGCCCCGCCCACCCGGGAGGACCTCGCGGACCTGCTCATCCAGCGCCTCGACCGCCCGAGGTGA